A segment of the Capricornis sumatraensis isolate serow.1 chromosome 8, serow.2, whole genome shotgun sequence genome:
caatcccactgctgggcatacatactgaggaaaccagaattgaaagagacatatgtaccccagtgttcatcacagcactgtttataatagccaggacatggaaccaacctggatgtccatcagctgatgaatggataagaaagctgtggtacgtatacacaatggagtattactcagccatgaaaaagaatacatttgaatcagttctgatgagatggatgaaactggagccgattatacagagtgaagtaagccagaaagaaaaacaccaatacagtatgctaacataaatatggaatttagaaagatgataatgataaccctgtatgcgagacaacaaaagagacacagatgtatagaacagacttttggactctgagggagagggagagggtgggatgatttgggagaatggcactgaaacatgtatactatcataagaaatgagtcgccagtctatgttcaatgcaggatacaggatgcttggggctggtgcatggggatgatccagagagatgatatggggtgggaggtgggagggggattcaggattgggaactcatgtacacccgtggcagattcatgtcaatgtatagcaaaacaaatacagtattgtaaagtaaaataaagtaaaaataaaaaattttaaaaaaagctagtTGTCATCTCCATCTCTTAGTAGTTCATTTGAAATGTGAGAATAGTAATATCAACTCCAAATAATTGTCatgggaattaaatgagataattcatgCAAAGTGTCTGGCTCACAGACCTGCTCCTAATAAATGCTCAACAAACATAAATGTGCTTTGTCTCTTacacttttccctttctgtttttgtCACTAAATGACACCAGACAAGTCACCTaaataatgttattattattattttaaatttgcactatggattttttttctcctaatttcAACTTTTCTCCATTATCTGATCCACTCTCAAATGTTAAgaatgttgtttttctttttggtcaaCAGCTTGGGGCTGAATttgtatcagaaatgaaaaatacctcCAAGTAAAttcaatttgtaaatatttacttgTCTATTTAAACTGTGTTCTTCAATTTAGTGAACCAAATGGTAAAATTTTATGAGCAAACCAAGTTATGCGtagcacttatttttaaaatagcacaaaCCTAAGAAAAATCAGtgttcattttttattcattcctgtcttcatttccttcattgcagcatctcccagtttgctcagttTCAGAATTtgaagatttgttttttttttttttttctaaagttatCCTAGGTAAGCCGAGTGGGAGTGGCGCGGAGCTGCAGCGGATCCAGAAAAACCGAGTGGCGGCAAGCAGAGTCCGCaagctaatattttttaaatgaccacaCCAAACAAGACACCTTCTGGTGCTGACCCTAAGCAGTTGGAAAGGACTGGAACAGTACGGGAAATTGGGTTACAAGCTGTTTGGTCACTCTCATCTTGTAAACCAGGATTTGGAGTGGATCAGTTACGAGATGACAATCTAGAAACTTACTGGCAATCAGATGGATCCCAGCCTCATTTAGTGAACATACAActcagaagaaaaacaacagtGAAGGCATTATGTATTTATGTGGATTACAAATCTGATGAAAGTTACACTCCAAGCAAGATCTCAGTCAGAGTAGGAAATAGTTTTCCCAACCTTCAGGAAATTTGGCAACTTGAATTGGTGGAACTAACTGGCTGGATTCACGTTCCCTTAACTGATAATCATAAGAAGCCAACTCACACTTTCATGATACAGATTGCTGTTCTAGCCAATCACCAAAATGGAAGAGATACCCACATGAGacagattaaaatatacacaccaGTGGAAAAGAGCTCCATTGGTAAATTTCCTAGATGTACAACTATTGATTTCATGATGTATTGCTCAATAAGGTGACCTAAGAACAAAAGTCATTAAACATCttatcagtaaaaataaaataaaataaataaagttatccTAAAAAGTCTATGACTTCCTTCTCATGAAGGAAGCTTTATTCTGAAGGAAATGTTAATTCatataatcattcattcatttgcttgaTGGGTATTTATTAGATgcttattatatgccaggcactgcctGAATTGAAAAGGATACAGATTCAGTACCTAGACTTTCAGAGCTTATATATTATAGAGACAGACATATATGAATATGTCACAAATACAAACCAACAGACAATGagtgagaaaactctgggaactAAGGGAATATAGAAAAGGGACCTGTCCTTTGGGCCAGGGAAATAATTCCTAAAGTTATAATATTTAAAGCAAGATTGttgttgactttaaaaaaaaatagcgtaacttaaaagttgagagttatacTTCATTCAGcagacaaaactgaggacttCAGCCTGGGACTCAGCATCTCAGGATACATGGGGGTGGCAGCTGCCATGGCTGATGGCTGAAACATGCTTTGTTTACTTATGTGGCAGGTGGCATTTTTAGTTCACACTATCACAAGGACTAGGAGTTGGTGAGACAGATATTATCCCAAACCACATCCAGAGTTCTATACTCTATTgttgcacttttaaaaataaaatgaaactgggatttccttggtggaacagtgggtaagaatctgcctgccaatgcaggggacacaggtttgatccctggtctgggaggatgcCACGTGCAGCAGAGGCCGGCCTGCTCCAGGGCCCAAGGCCACAACTAGTGAGCGCTTTTGCCTCAACAACTGaaacccacatgccctagagcctgggagccacaactcccgagcctacttgctgcaactactaaagcccgggAGCCTGGCGCATGCACTCTATACCAACaaaagtcaccacaatgagaagcctgtgcaccacagtgaaGGGTCGCCCcggctctctgcagctagagaaagccagtgcacagcaacaaagacccagggtaaccaaaaataagcaagtaagttataaaaaataaaataaaatcggGTGTTCTGGGAAATCACTTTTTCCCTTGACAAATCAATGAGGATCAAGTGGATGTGGAACATTCATACTCAATGAATTTCTCAAAAAGCACCTGGATGAAGCTCTCTTTGACTAGCGTCTTGCAGAAGTTATGTTCCCAATCTTTTCCAAAAGAAATGGATCATCTTTGAATACtaagtaaatactacagtattcTCAAAAGGGATATAAAATCAGCTTTCAGTGACCTGTTAATATTACTCTTTTAATGGAATTCCAAGCATTACTCAGTTTTTTATGAAGTGAATTAATTCAAAGAGACATTCCACatttagggggaaaaagaaaatcctcTGTGAGTCATTCTCCAAAGATTACCTCATCAAGAACATTAGCAAAGAGCTACAGACAGAATCTCATCATAAAATAGTGGAACTGTTAAAATGTATATCCAGTTGAAacttattgaacacctactttATGCTGGGCACTCCTATCCCAGATTATTTTAATGGATCCTCTGATTCTCAGACCGCCCTATGAAGAAGGCATGTGTATCCCCACTGTAAACATAAGTACACTGAAGCTTAGAGGATAAAAATGATTTGCCAAGCTGATGGAGCAAGTAAAGTAGTAGGAAATGTACACAGCAGTCTGTGATTTCCGACTCTCATACTATAACACACACTGATTAAGTTAGCAGTGACTAAATGTCGAAGAACGTTAAGCAGCCTAGGCTGTGTTGGTATTTAGAATGGAATCCCAGAAACCATTCCCTGCCATGAGGACCCTTTCTTCACTAAAGTGTTCTTGCATTTTAAAACTACTCcttggagcttccctggcagtccaatggttaagaatccacctgtcaatgcaagggacactagttcaattcctgggccagtaagatcccacatgccagggagcaacgAAGTccctgcaccacagctactgagcctccTGCTCTGGAGCCCCTCCTGTTCCAGAGCCCCTACTGTTCCTAAGCCTCAATTActgagcccaggcactgcaactactgaagcccgtgtgccaacAGCCCATGCTTTGCAAGAGACGCCACCAGCAGGGGAAGCCtgctcaccccaactagagaaagcccccgtgcagcaacgaagatccagcacagccataagATAAAACCAATCatttaattacttaaaaaaaaaaaaaaaaagaatgagtttaGAGCTACCAAGacccattctttaaaaaaaaaaaaacaagtaaaagtataaaataaaactgcTCCCTGAAAACTGCCTCTAGAGAATTAAGGGCATCTCTCTCAGAGGAAAGAGATACAGCTTTAGAAGACACATAATCAAATCTCTCCCTAAAGTCTCAGGATTTCCTCACTCatgcaaagcaaaaataactgTAAAATGCATCAAAATAAGATCTTGTGCCAACTACTCACCTATATTACACTCTGTATGTCAGAAGGTATAATCAAACCTCTTTAATCACCTTTCTGTCATTGTCCCCCTAACCCCACACAGAGATGCggtagacacacacagacatatacatcTTTGTTTGACCAATTCCAACTCATTCACTACATCTCAACTTTAACACCATTCCCTGCAAGAAGGTGATTCAGGCCTCTCAGGTAAGCATCATATTCCTATGCTAGACACTCCTGAGGTTCTCTtcccatgtgtgcatgctcagttgtgtccaactctgtgtgaccccatgggctatattccccctagactcctctgttcatgggattttccaggcaagaatactagagtgggttgccatgcccttctccactgAGGTTCTCTTAGTTAGCCTTTATAAGCTTGCATCTGAATTATATGTTTCCTAGACTGTCTTCTCCATTGAACTGTAACGTGTAAACAGTGATAAATTCTAGCTCTATGAAGACCCAAGTATGCATTCATGGGGAGGggtctttaataaaaataattaaaaatcacaaatggaaaattaagtgcatgtgcatgcatgctaagttgcttcagtgatgtctgattctttgtgaccctatgagctgtagcccaccaggctcctctctccatgggaggcaaggatactggagtgcattgccatgtcctcctccagagtaggagaaaaaaattacatcaaattggaaactttaaaatgatgaatattataaatatactgtACATAGAAAGATAACATGATAATTTTACTAATTAATAGCTTCACTTGCCTCTAGGTACTTTCCTACAAACAAACTTCTGGATCTGACTATTTCAAACCTAGTTTTTTCTCCATTATCCACATCCTTCCAGTGTCCAGCTCTACTGGGCACAATTTTGTCGAATAAACTTGTGGAAATGGACCTTCGGATATCATGCAGCCTAATGAGTTGGTTCAATGAGCAGTAGTATATCTAGCTATCATTTCTAGCCTGGACTGTCTGCTCTTAACACATACAGAAGTAACCATAAACCCCACAATCTGTCCTCCTAAATCCAAATATGTAGTAACTAGGTggggcaatgcaggaaacccgggttcagtccctgggttgggaagatcctctggagaaggtaatggctacccactccagtatttctgcctgggaaatctcatggacagaggagtttggtgggatatagtcaatggggtcacaagagtcagatacaatttagtgactaaacaactaatactagtatgtgcgtgtgtgtgtgtgtgtgtatttatcttgaagaaggaaatgcaccccactccagtactcttgcctggaaaatcccatggacggaggagcctggtaggctgcagtccataggctcacgaagagctggatgcaactgacttcactttcacttttcattttcatgcatcggagaaagaaatggcaacccactccagtgttcttgcctggagaatcccagggacgggggagcctggtgagctgccatctatggtgtcgcacagagttggacacgactgaggcgaattagcagcagcagcagcagcatgtatgtatCTTCTCTATTCCTTCTTCTCATCTCTCATCTCACTCTCTCTCTGACACCAGTTTTCCTTAATTGGATCTCCAAAGTGTCCCTAACAACTCTGGTGACACTCCTCTTGGgaagccaggttcgatccctgggttgggacgaatcccctggagaagggaatgactatccactccagtattcttgcctgaagaattccatggacagaggaactttgcGGGCTACAGTTTATACTAGTTCTTAGTCACATCTTCATTATCTATGAATTGCTTTGCAAAATAACTGAAAGCTATGTCTAGCTTTACAAATAACAATAAACTTCATCTGTTGCTATGCACATCAGCATAtaacaggcatacctcagagatactgtGGGTTCACTTCCAGGctaccacaataaagcaaatatctcaataaagtgagtcacatgaatttgtTGGCTTCCCAGAGCAAGAAAGTTATGTTTTTACtctactgtagtctattaaatgtGCAAAAGCATTATGCCTAAATTCAATGTAcatactgcaattaaaaatataaatcaaaaattacaaaagaagCATCAAAGATTACTGATCACAAATAATCATAATGTAGATGACTGTGATGAAAAGTTTagaatattgtgagaattattaaaatgtgacagagacatgaagtgagcaaatgctattggaaaaatggcaccaacaGACTTGCCTTAAGCAGAGTGGCCACATATCTACAATttattcaatttgtaaaaaaaggACTTCTACAAAGTCCAGTAAAGCAAAGTACAATATAAAAGGAATGTCAATATTATTATTGTCATAAATACCATAATTCTACCACTAtctatttttaaagtactgtttTCCTCTCTATGATTAAGAGACAATAGAGAACTTAggtcttgaaataattttttatataaagaaCTTATTAATTATCAGAGACATGGATAAAAGGTCATGAAAGTAAATTAAGTTCAAGGGACCTATGCCTATCACCAGAATAGATAACAAGCTGTGATATAGCCACATGATGTAATAAATATTCCAGAAATATGAAGGAACCAGCTACTGAGATGTGTGACAATGAGGCAATCTCCAAGTGATTATggtgagtgaagtaagccagaaaacaGGTTGTATGGTTCtctatataaaattatagaaaatgtaaaagaaaaattatgacagcAGGTCAGGAGTTGTGAGTAGGGGGCATCAAAGGATGGAAAGATGAGATGACAAAGGGATAACAGGGAACTTTGGAGGTGATGATATGTTCAGTGTCTTGATTGTAGTGATGGTTTCATGGATATACATGTATGTCAAAATTATCACATTACACACTGTACATAGGTACAGTTAATTTGCATATTAGTTAGATGCCAATAGAAGTGTtaaaggggctttccaggtggcactagtggtaaataatctgcctgccaatgcaggagatacaagagacatgggtttgatccctgggtcatgaagatccactggaggaggaaatgacaaccctggagaatcccatggacagaggagcttggtgggctacagtccatggggctgcaaagaatcagacatgactgagtgcctacgCACTTAGAGGTGCTAAAAACATGAAAAGGGCATGCGTTTATTGTTACACtaccaaaataaaataagtatatcAGTATTATATGACACAGGCTCTTGAGAGTGTCGAACAAAGTAAGTCCCAAATGTGTTCTCGTTTACACAGATGTGTACACCTGCTTATATAAATCCTTTTAGTGCTACAACTCCTGAGCCTCTTCAAAGATTTACAAAGGGTAATATTTAGTAGAATATCCTTATCAGCATTTCTAAAGAATCCTTATTTCAACAGTGTACTCAAGGCCAAGAGGGATTTGACAAAACAAACAATAGCTTATATAATGAAAGGACAATCTTTATTCTAAAACAAATCTGCAGCATTCTAAGACAAATAGATGGGATGAAGTCTCATTGAATTAGATCAACCTTTTGACATATATGATCCAAGATCATTCTTAGTAAAGGAAATGCTTGCTTTCCCAGAGGGAGACCAAACTTACTGTTGGATTAGTCTCAAGGACATTCCAGCTGCTTACTATAGATCATGATATTTGCATT
Coding sequences within it:
- the LOC138084367 gene encoding anaphase-promoting complex subunit 10-like isoform X1, which produces MTTPNKTPSGADPKQLERTGTVREIGLQAVWSLSSCKPGFGVDQLRDDNLETYWQSDGSQPHLVNIQLRRKTTVKALCIYVDYKSDESYTPSKISVRVGNSFPNLQEIWQLELVELTGWIHVPLTDNHKKPTHTFMIQIAVLANHQNGRDTHMRQIKIYTPVEKSSIGKFPRCTTIDFMMYCSIR
- the LOC138084367 gene encoding anaphase-promoting complex subunit 10-like isoform X2, producing MTTPNKTPSGADPKQLERTGTVREIGLQAVWSLSSCKPGFGVDQLRDDNLETYWQSDGSQPHLVNIQFGNLNWWN